A genome region from Eremothecium cymbalariae DBVPG#7215 chromosome 4, complete sequence includes the following:
- the NOP7 gene encoding mRNA-binding ribosome synthesis protein NOP7 (similar to Ashbya gossypii AAR094W) yields MRVKKKNSSGNARNFITRSQAVRKLQISLADFRRLCIFKGIYPREPRNKKKANKGSTAPTTFYYYKDIQYLLHEPVLAKFREHKTFAKKLTRALGRGEVSSAKKLEENKTSYKLDHIIRERYPSFPDALRDIDDALNMLFLFANLPATDQVSSRVTKDAQKICNQWLAFVARERLLRKVFVSIKGVYYQANVRGEEIRWLVPFKFPENIPSDVDFRIMLTFLEFYCTLTHFVLFKLYTDNGIVYPPRLDMKKDKIIGCLSAYILESSEGAPIDGPKSNTVETQEVKTLDKRTLRSAMKADTNDNTEEQETDQAENVDDAKLDAFEDKNKNQGDLLEQPSQYNSPTATLFSGMIFYVSREVPIDILEFLILSCGGTVVSEAAMDQLDSVEDFDLSRVTHQIVDRPVLKNKVANRTYIQPQWVFDSINKGEFVPANLYMPGESLPPHLSPWGDAVGYDPTTEDAVEGEEEEEKTLDEDSEENEVEEEADDDSEDDEDLKAQKELELEAQGINYSKAKEENSLGEGTKVKVKKRKSEEEEEKDLKLIMMSNKQRKLYKKMKYSNEKKDEKIENLKKKKKQIAKTKSKLERLEQ; encoded by the coding sequence ATGAGggtgaagaagaaaaattcTAGCGGTAACGCCAGAAACTTTATCACCAGGTCGCAAGCGGTTCGGAAACTACAAATCTCCCTTGCTGATTTCAGAAGGTTATGTATCTTCAAAGGTATTTATCCAAGAGAACCaaggaacaagaagaaggctAATAAGGGATCTACAGCCCCTACGACATTCTACTACTATAAGGATATTCAGTATCTTCTGCATGAACCTGTTCTGGCTAAGTTCAGAGAACACAAGACTTTTGCGAAGAAGTTGACCAGGGCGCTTGGAAGAGGTGAAGTTTCCTCGGCTAAGAAGTTGGAAGAGAATAAAACTTCATACAAACTTGATCACATTATTAGGGAGCGTTATCCAAGTTTCCCAGATGCTTTGAgagatattgatgatgcGTTGAACATGTTATTTTTGTTCGCTAACCTCCCTGCTACCGACCAGGTATCATCTCGTGTTACAAAAGATGCTCAAAAAATCTGTAATCAATGGTTGGCCTTTGTTGCTAGAGAAAGATTATTAAGAAAGGTATTTGTGTCGATCAAGGGTGTTTACTACCAAGCAAACGTTAGAGGGGAAGAAATCAGATGGTTAGTTCCCTTCAAGTTTCCTGAAAATATCCCATCAGATGTTGATTTTAGAATCATGCTAacatttttggaattttatTGTACATTGACGCATTTCGTTTTGTTTAAATTATACACTGATAATGGTATTGTGTATCCACCAAGATTGGAtatgaagaaggataagaTTATAGGTTGTTTAAGTGCATATATCTTGGAATCGAGTGAAGGCGCTCCTATAGATGGTCCAAAATCAAACACTGTTGAGACTCAAGAAGTTAAGACTTTAGACAAGAGAACTTTGCGTTCTGCGATGAAAGCTGATACCAATGATAATactgaagaacaagagacCGATCAAGCagaaaatgttgatgatgctAAATTGGATGCCTTCGaagataaaaataaaaaccaaGGAGATCTCCTTGAGCAGCCATCCCAGTACAACTCTCCAACTGCAACGTTGTTTTCAGGTATGATCTTTTACGTTAGCAGAGAAGTCCCTATTGATATTCTAGAATTCTTAATTCTCTCATGCGGTGGTACTGTTGTTTCAGAAGCTGCAATGGATCAATTGGATAGcgttgaagattttgatcTAAGTCGTGTAACCCATCAAATTGTTGACAGACCAGTTTTAAAGAATAAGGTTGCCAATAGAACTTACATTCAACCACAATGGGTCTTTGACTCCATTAACAAGGGAGAGTTTGTTCCGGCTAATTTGTACATGCCTGGTGAGTCATTGCCTCCACACCTGTCCCCATGGGGTGATGCTGTGGGTTATGACCCGACAACAGAAGATGCtgttgaaggagaagaagaagaagaaaagacTCTGGATGAGGATTCTGAAGAGAACGAagtagaagaagaagcagatgATGATTCTGAAGACGACGAGGATCTCAAAGCTCAAAAGGAATTGGAGCTAGAGGCGCAGGGTATTAACTACTCAAAGGCTAAGGAAGAGAACAGTCTGGGAGAGGGAACTAAAGTCAAggttaaaaaaagaaaatctgaggaagaagaggagaAGGACCTGAAGTTAATCATGATGAGTAACAAACAACGTAAACTGTAcaaaaagatgaaatactccaatgaaaagaaggatGAAAAGATtgagaatttgaagaaaaagaagaagcagattGCCAAGACGAAGAGTAAGTTAGAACGCTTGGAGCAGTAA
- the SRB5 gene encoding Srb5p (similar to Ashbya gossypii AAR095C), whose product MVQRLSLFSAIDDDSFELLISTISTLSGRPPVIFANFSHVAIPDPTYDIEKVNVKNQLVEQTRIRIMQDIPFEKIKANEYSYRICSTLTKDDLPIERDYLKLLITNSSMDSRPSSLSIWDIPSAGKDRKVCMQSMTESVISDTGGSESSINAFLKELGYVPDYQFVQIGTKFYMESGLVFQVYKIWNVNDSEESTNLITKGGFLIEAYVNVAKITDIEAVNQGTKQLLNLKRELREYIDLVVPDRKCMDPRIGHLNDF is encoded by the coding sequence ATGGTTCAAAGATTGAGTTTGTTTTCTGcgattgatgatgattctTTTGAGCTTCTtatttcaacaatttccaCCCTTTCTGGTAGACCGCCTGTGATATTTGCCAACTTCAGCCATGTAGCTATACCAGATCCAACATATGATATTGAGAAGGTGAATGTTAAGAACCAGCTGGTGGAACAGACGAGAATTCGAATAATGCAGGATATTccatttgaaaagattaaaGCCAATGAATACAGTTACAGGATCTGTTCAACTCTCACAAAAGATGATTTGCCGATTGAAAGGGATTATTTAAAGTTATTAATTACAAATAGTAGTATGGATTCTCGCCCGTCGAGTTTGAGCATTTGGGATATTCCATCTGCGGGGAAAGATAGAAAGGTTTGTATGCAGTCTATGACTGAATCTGTTATTTCGGATACAGGCGGTTCggaatcttcaataaatgCATTCCTCAAAGAGTTGGGGTATGTACCAGATTATCAGTTTGTGCAAATTGGTACCAAGTTCTACATGGAGAGTGGGCTTGTATTTCAGGTGTATAAGATATGGAATGTAAACGATTCGGAAGAAAGCACCAACCTAATTACCAAGGGAGGGTTTTTAATTGAAGCGTATGTCAATGTGGCCAAGATCACGGACATCGAGGCTGTAAACCAAGGAACAAAACAGCTCCTAAATTTAAAACGAGAGCTTCGAGAGTATATAGATTTAGTCGTTCCTGATAGAAAGTGCATGGATCCTAGAATAGGCCATTTAAATGATTTCTAA
- the VMA21 gene encoding Vma21p (similar to Ashbya gossypii AAR096W 1-intron), whose translation MAVDIPRTVIAKLLFFTIAVAVIPVITFFTVQQYTDNTLVSGGLAALAANIVLVAYVVMAFMEDSPAPASKEDETKKVQ comes from the exons ATGGCTGTAGATATACCACG TACTGTAATTGCAAAGTTGCTCTTCTTTACCATCGCTGTGGCCGTAATCCCTGTAATTACGTTCTTCACGGTACAGCAGTACACCGATAATACTTTAGTAAGTGGTGGACTTGCTGCGTTAGCGGCCAATATCGTCCTAGTCGCTTATGTCGTGATGGCTTTCATGGAGGACTCACCAGCTCCAGCTTCTAAGGAGGACGAAACAAAGAAAGTACAGTAA
- the VOA1 gene encoding Voa1p (similar to Ashbya gossypii AAR097C) — protein MYLGLFLQLLSLVNAVYATISLVSVESERYREHFKSTGVSGLSQFLKHVSAEEPVIILKFDKFNLYGEFASSRGGQYPFLEDYLDSDSHLVLNNDEDISQQDSYSSIEIAQLPEHVTDGIKLKIKDTSDVLLMRFSEGQYNLDMLDRFLLETYQHFGELVPKLGSLVFQFPEHDSKSSDFSVSNMAKKSPEEQDSGSIGITKVQDEDTDADKSKDELSKTWTEGLLSCLLVSLLLLFILVVATSWVLSLDISYGALEKSTNPLKKTN, from the coding sequence ATGTATTTGGGTTTGTTTTTACAACTGTTGAGTTTGGTTAATGCTGTTTATGCAACGATTTCTTTGGTTTCAGTCGAATCAGAACGGTATAGGGAACATTTTAAATCCACTGGTGTATCTGGGTTGTCCCAGTTTTTGAAGCATGTTTCAGCCGAAGAACCGGTTATAATTCTTaagtttgataaattcAATTTATATGGGGAATTTGCATCATCTAGAGGTGGGCAATATCCATTTCTCGAGGACTATTTAGATAGTGATTCACATTTGGTATTGaataatgatgaggatatATCTCAGCAGGATTCGTACTCTTCGATAGAGATAGCACAACTCCCGGAGCATGTTACAGATGGAATAAAGCTCAAGATTAAAGATACAAGTGATGTTTTGTTGATGCGGTTCTCCGAAGGGCAATATAATTTGGATATGCTCGACAGGTTTTTACTGGAAACTTACCAGCACTTTGGGGAATTGGTGCCAAAGTTGGGCAGTTTAGTGTTTCAGTTTCCTGAGCatgattcaaaatcttctgATTTCAGTGTATCGAATATGGCCAAGAAATCTCCGGAGGAGCAAGATAGTGGTTCTATTGGGATCACTAAGGTACAGGATGAAGATACAGATGCCGACAAATCGAAAGATGAGTTGAGCAAGACTTGGACGGAGGGGTTGTTAAGTTGTCTTCTTGTATCGTTGCTTTTGCTCTTTATCTTGGTTGTTGCTACCTCCTGGGTTTTGTCTTTGGACATCTCATATGGAGCTTTAGAGAAGTCTACGAACCCATTAAAAAAGACCAACTAG
- the MRI1 gene encoding S-methyl-5-thioribose-1-phosphate isomerase MRI1 (similar to Ashbya gossypii AAR098W) has translation MSLEAIKFDRADKNVVSVKVLDQLLLPYITKYVAIYTIDDGFAVIKSMQVRGAPAIAIVGVLSVLMECQLLKNEAFVRSQCFYDMSSFSGFTKTLMCRLEFLLSSRPTAVNLSNSIMDMRRIVDDPNCGSFVEFFDRLYDYACKLIDDDLRNNKIMGDHGARYLLESLAQEEGFEQDFAVLTICNTGSLATSGYGTALGVIRSLWQDSQYKVSSGGKEAKKQKTSANSGAKLVHVYPLETRPYNQGSRLTAYELKHDGIPSTLITDSSIAYRISTCEVPIKAAFVGADRIVRNGDTANKIGTFQLALVCKHFGIKFFVVAPKSTVDNVTETGADIFIEERNPDEFRIVTGTALDPTSAAPTPVLNSSGEPTIGKVGITPPDMDVWNPSFDVTPHKYIDGIITEQGVFTKDKNGNFDLTELF, from the coding sequence ATGAGTTTAGAAGCTATCAAGTTTGATCGTGCAGATAAGAATGTGGTTTCTGTGAAGGTTCTCGACCAGCTGTTATTGCCATATATCACGAAGTATGTAGCAATTTATACAATTGATGACGGTTTTGCAGTAATTAAGTCAATGCAGGTCAGAGGGGCACCTGCTATTGCAATTGTTGGTGTATTGTCTGTTTTAATGGAATGTCAgctattaaaaaatgaagctTTTGTCAGGTCTCAATGTTTCTATGATATGTCTTCATTTTCGGGATTTACAAAGACTTTGATGTGTAGgttggaatttttgttaAGTTCTCGTCCAACCGCAGTAAATTTATCCAATTCTATTATGGATATGAGAagaattgttgatgatCCTAATTGCGGGTCGTTTGTCGAGTTTTTTGACAGGTTGTACGACTATGCTTGTAAGTTAATCGATGACGATTTGCgtaataacaaaataatgGGTGACCATGGTGCCAGATACCTGTTAGAATCGCTTGCACAGGAAGAAGGATTCGAACAAGATTTTGCAGTATTAACCATCTGTAACACTGGCTCTTTGGCCACCTCTGGCTATGGTACTGCATTGGGGGTTATTCGTTCGTTATGGCAAGATTCTCAATACAAGGTTTCGAGCGGCGGTAAAGAAgcaaagaaacaaaagacATCCGCCAATAGCGGTGCTAAACTGGTTCATGTGTACCCTTTAGAAACTCGCCCATACAACCAAGGGTCCCGTTTGACTGCCTACGAATTGAAGCACGATGGCATCCCGTCCACTCTTATTACCGATTCATCCATCGCTTACCGCATCTCAACTTGTGAGGTTCCCATCAAAGCTGCATTTGTAGGAGCGGACCGTATCGTGCGCAATGGCGACACTGCGAATAAAATTGGCACCTTCCAGCTCGCTCTTGTCTGCAAACACTTTGGTATAAAGTTTTTCGTTGTTGCTCCAAAATCAACAGTTGACAATGTCACCGAAACTGGTGCAGATATATTCATAGAGGAAAGAAACCCAGATGAGTTTAGGATCGTTACAGGCACTGCACTCGATCCAACCTCTGCTGCGCCAACTCCAGTCTTGAATTCCTCTGGAGAACCCACTATAGGGAAAGTCGGCATCACGCCGCCAGATATGGATGTTTGGAACCCCTCCTTCGACGTCACCCCGCACAAATACATAGATGGCATCATTACAGAACAGGGTGTGTTCACCAAGGATAAAAACGGCAATTTCGATCTCACAGAGCTATTCTGA
- a CDS encoding cyclin family protein (similar to Ashbya gossypii AAR099W) has protein sequence MSGVNKENYQGVPGTRSLKNQTLTATKRSVLNNVTNTTASQDSSGVNANGSNSGYTNSFGKVLRQAKSKLQSARVAGSLIPQTKRERTLGSISSQDNKENIAPPCSMVASAPAVATKNLSSPSSVAATATTTTAIAAVTAVSTASVTRTVAPAVPKRHLRSIAEESHDEYQSILKDEVAEELVATIVSTELATAASNIAMTASAEGTVPATEHMDREFLGPRSEYSGVKLAHENESNSSVGGCKGLSGVSTKVSITAPPGGVATTAATAAAAVAAAATTATNGQLRPNVNPDSKKKRPISTIVEPEELKKFKVCEKGQEYEWEDLDAEDINDPFMVSEYVNDIFEYLHKLEIMTLPNRHDLFKHANIQQNRDILVNWMVKIHNKFGLLPETLYLALNIMDRFLGKELVQLEKLQLVGTACLFIASKYEEVYSPSVKHFAYETDGACDEDEIKEGEKFILKTLKFNLNYPNPMNFLRRISKADDYDIQSRTLAKYLLEISVVDFKFIGILPSLCAAASMFLSRKMLGKGKWDGNLIHYSGGYSPTELSSVCNMLMDYLVQPVVHDELFKKYASRRFMKASVISRQWAKKVMTRSYDIMTLHETSE, from the coding sequence ATGTCCGGTGTCAATAAGGAAAATTATCAAGGTGTTCCTGGGACTAGAAGCTTAAAAAATCAGACATTGACTGCAACGAAAAGGTCTGTGTTGAACAATGTCACAAATACCACAGCGTCTCAGGATTCTTCTGGTGTGAATGCTAACGGCAGTAATTCCGGATATACAAATTCTTTCGGAAAGGTGTTGCGCCAGGCCAAGTCCAAGCTGCAGTCTGCCAGAGTAGCAGGTTCTTTGATTCCTCAGACGAAGAGGGAAAGAACGTTGGGAAGCATTTCTAGTCAGGATAATAAGGAGAACATTGCGCCACCATGTTCGATGGTTGCTTCAGCTCCTGCAGTAGCAACTAAAAATCTATCGTCTCCATCAAGTGTAGCAGCAACCGCAACCACCACCACAGCAATAGCAGCAGTAACGGCGGTGTCTACCGCATCAGTCACCAGAACAGTAGCGCCTGCGGTACCAAAACGGCATCTGCGTAGTATAGCAGAGGAGTCGCACGACGAATATCAGTCCATTTTAAAAGATGAGGTGGCCGAGGAACTTGTTGCCACGATTGTATCCACGGAACTTGCAACTGCTGCCTCCAACATCGCGATGACTGCATCTGCCGAGGGCACGGTCCCAGCAACAGAACACATGGACCGTGAATTCTTGGGGCCTCGATCAGAATATAGTGGTGTAAAGCTCGCCCACGAGAACGAGAGTAACAGCAGTGTTGGTGGCTGCAAGGGTCTTTCAGGTGTAAGCACAAAGGTGTCGATAACAGCACCACCAGGAGGAGTAGCAACgacagcagcaacagcggcagcagcagttgcagcagcagcaacaacagcaacaaatgGCCAACTTCGTCCCAACGTGAACCCCGACTCTAAGAAAAAGAGGCCAATCAGCACCATAGTTGAACCGGAagagttgaagaaattcAAAGTGTGTGAAAAGGGCCAGGAATACGAGTGGGAAGATCTTGACGCAGAAGATATTAACGATCCATTCATGGTGAGTGAATACGTgaatgatatatttgagtATCTACACAAACTAGAGATAATGACCCTTCCGAACAGACATGATCTATTCAAACACgcaaatattcaacaaaaccGTGACATTTTGGTAAATTGGATGGTCAAAATTCACAACAAATTCGGTTTATTGCCCGAAACTTTATACCTGGCCTTAAACATCATGGACAGGTTTCTCGGCAAGGAATTAGTACAGTTGGAGAAACTTCAGTTGGTAGGCACTGCATGCTTATTTATTGCATCAAAATACGAAGAAGTTTATAGCCCGAGCGTTAAACATTTTGCTTACGAAACGGACGGTGCATgcgatgaagatgaaattaaagaaggtgaaaagtttattttaaagaCTCTCAAGTTCAACTTAAACTATCCAAACCCtatgaattttttgagaaGAATCTCAAAGGCAGACGATTATGACATCCAGTCAAGAACATTAGCTAAATATctattagaaatatctgTGGTTGATTTCAAGTTTATCGGTATACTACCGTCTTTATGCGCTGCTGCTTCCATGTTCCTATCGAGAAAAATGTTGGGAAAAGGCAAGTGGGATGGCAATTTAATCCATTACAGCGGAGGCTACTCGCCAACTGAATTATCCTCCGTCTGCAATATGTTAATGGATTATTTAGTACAACCAGTTGTCcatgatgaattatttaAGAAATATGCAAGCAGACGTTTCATGAAGGCTTCAGTAATTTCAAGACAGTGGGCAAAGAAAGTTATGACTCGAAGTTATGACATTATGACATTGCATGAAACCTCAGAGTGA
- a CDS encoding cyclin family protein (similar to Ashbya gossypii AAR100C) produces MSAPARSPSVSDENSSLAKGIAPSGGCGGKDAQTQQKKRSSTLLGVPRKALSTVTVNTKKKQHRPNLQQQQQQYDDDDAVRNRTRSASKKRAIYHDSDGEEETETESEPEKHTSSRKKKKQQCASPKVAKPATSGAVDGAAAAEDGAVSQLRTPQSSVKTVPLIQKPFPHKDLDSLEADDVTMCVDYTNEIFAHLLRREQQTTCLKNYVQDKQFKFYIRPSMRAILVDWLIEVHLKFQLLPEALYLSINIMDRYLSSNKVSLSKLQLVAITSLLIAAKFEEVNLPKLSNYVYITDNAYTMDEIKLSECNILNSLEFNIGWPNPMNFLRRISKADNYNHNTRNFAKLFLEFGMCCSKFIHVVPSVMAAVSMHCAMRLTYGDDKFEWDDTLEWYSSMATKSPNHDFEKLCNDLIIEFQEPTTQLNALSYKYKKLGLWDTVKNWCDEQKIVK; encoded by the coding sequence ATGAGTGCACCTGCAAGATCACCCAGTGTATCTGATGAGAATAGCAGTTTGGCGAAGGGTATAGCACCATCCGGAGGCTGTGGTGGTAAAGATGCACAAACACAGCAGAAAAAACGGTCGAGTACGCTGCTCGGGGTGCCCAGGAAGGCATTGAGTACAGTGACGGTGaatacaaagaagaagcaacATCGTCCCAATcttcaacagcagcagcagcagtacgatgatgatgatgctgtTAGGAATCGCACGCGATCTGCATCAAAAAAACGGGCGATCTACCATGATAGTGATGGCGAGGAGGAAACCGAGACTGAGAGTGAACCTGAAAAGCATACAAGTAGtaggaagaagaaaaaacagCAATGTGCATCTCCGAAAGTGGCAAAGCCTGCTACTAGCGGTGCTGTTGACggagctgctgctgctgaggaCGGTGCTGTTAGCCAACTGAGAACGCCTCAGTCTTCGGTAAAGACCGTTCCTTTGATACAGAAACCATTTCCACACAAGGATTTGGATTCCCTCGAGGCTGATGACGTTACGATGTGTGTAGACTACAcaaatgaaatatttgcaCATCTACTACGTAGAgaacaacaaacaacatGTCTAAAGAACTATGTGCAGGATAAACAGTTTAAGTTTTACATCAGACCGTCCATGCGTGCTATCCTTGTGGATTGGCTCATTGAAGTGCATTTAAAGTTCCAACTTCTTCCAGAGGCATTGTATTTGTCGATCAACATTATGGATCGTTACTTGTCCTCGAACAAAGTATCTTTATCCAAGCTACAGCTTGTAGCTATCACTTCGCTTTTAATAGCTGCCAAGTTTGAAGAGGTTAATCTCCCCAAGCTCTCCAATTATGTCTATATTACAGATAATGCCTACACGATGGATGAAATCAAGCTTTCAGAGTGCAATATTCTAAACTCCTTGGAATTTAACATTGGTTGGCCGAATCCAATGAACTTCTTAAGGAGAATTTCCAAGGCAGACAATTACAACCATAATACGAGAAACTTTGCCAAATTGTTTCTCGAATTTGGAATGTGTTGTTCAAAATTTATACACGTGGTACCGTCCGTGATGGCTGCTGTTTCGATGCATTGCGCCATGCGATTAACATACGGAGATGATAAATTTGAATGGGATGATACCCTAGAATGGTACAGCTCAATGGCTACTAAATCACCAAATCAcgattttgaaaagttatgCAATGATCTAATAATAGAATTCCAAGAACCCACTACACAGCTAAACGCTTTAAGTTACAAGTATAAGAAACTTGGCCTTTGGGATACTGTGAAAAACTGGTGTGATGAACAAAAGATTGTCAAGTGA
- a CDS encoding uncharacterized protein (similar to Ashbya gossypii AAR101W), translating into MLFHRLTVPFVLLACGVLADQSEPTGTSTTTIYVTVTSYTPEELAVIAYESLASVSSVSALLEENRNVRSISDDLLHATGLVALASSNSNSSLLTSATVTPSTNYSKTGFYNTSIDLSTATVEMNVTFRSTVVSIKSLHPSHSTDTYFFTSSSSESSSQSELSQTAAATSESTTNSSSAGVAAGLVAANGVIIGAIGGVILGLI; encoded by the coding sequence ATGTTGTTCCATAGACTGACTGTTCCATTTGTATTATTGGCATGTGGTGTGCTTGCTGACCAATCTGAACCTACTGGTACTTCTACCACGACTATTTATGTGACTGTTACTTCATATACTCCAGAGGAATTGGCAGTTATTGCGTATGAGTCTTTGGCATCGGTTTCCTCAGTTTCAGCTTTGTTGGAGGAAAATAGGAATGTGCGGAGCATTTCTGATGACTTATTACATGCAACAGGGTTGGTAGCTTTAGCTTCcagtaatagtaatagcTCTCTCCTGACTTCTGCAACTGTAACGCCATCGACAAACTATTCAAAGACTGGATTTTACAACACGTCGATTGACCTAAGCACCGCTACTGTAGAGATGAACGTTACATTTAGAAGTACGGTTGTTAGTATAAAATCTCTGCACCCTTCGCATTCTACAGACACCTATTTTTTTACGTCCTCGTCATCTGAGAGTTCGTCTCAATCTGAGTTATCGCAGACTGCTGCCGCAACCTCTGAATCAACCACCAATTCTAGCAGTGCCGGTGTGGCAGCTGGTTTGGTAGCAGCAAATGGTGTTATTATAGGTGCCATCGGAGGGGTGATTTTGGGTTTGATCTAA
- the RRP9 gene encoding ribosomal RNA-processing protein RRP9 (similar to Ashbya gossypii AAR102C), translated as MATGVRGSSRKRTRRLAKAKVPVNDEEITDVSSNDENEFSVEEMDDGHEETLDSDEEFSAENPADKRRRLAKQYLENIKNDANEIVQGDDNATPFRDQAAGAESAIDNYNNFDARELDRDIIASRLKQDVAEQQGRVYRWIANKMLITEAKVSFTRVGEKNLTGLSCYQPLLNKFVHEDVQMKSKGRIFVYTVSKDVQLTKYDVTDFKARPKRVKYTKGSKYIPEGNHGFENTTEGHYDEILSVAASPDGKYVVTGGRDKKLIVWSTESLVPVKVIPTKDRRGEVLALAFRKNSDQLYVACADLKIRTFAINQFAQLEVLYGHQDIVADISALNMERCVTVGSRDRTAMLWKIADETRLTFRGGENTEKLLRKWEKAHADEEGLEPPMFYGEGSIDCVAMIDDSHFVTGSDNGNIALWSLSKKKPIFVERTAHGVLPLSKAASISAERNAELCTQQLQGNKLSQPYWITALHAVPYSNVFFSGSWDGCLRVWKLQENMREFMLLGKLPNCKGLVTQLQTVESGKHGRETLRVLASVSKEHKLGRWQGKISGARNGIYSAVIEQAGY; from the coding sequence ATGGCTACTGGTGTCCGAGGATCCTCTAGGAAGAGAACTAGGCGTTTAGCTAAAGCTAAGGTTCCTGTTAACGATGAAGAGATTACAGATGTCTCTTccaatgatgaaaatgaattcTCAGTAGAGGAAATGGATGATGGCCATGAGGAAACGTTAGACTCAGACGAGGAATTCTCAGCTGAGAATCCTGCAGATAAGAGAAGAAGACTTGCCAAGCAGTACCtggaaaatataaaaaatgaTGCGAATGAGATCGTTCAAGGAGATGATAATGCCACACCTTTTCGGGATCAGGCAGCAGGAGCAGAGTCTGCGATCGACAATTACAACAATTTTGACGCCCGTGAACTCGACCGTGATATCATTGCGTCTAGGTTAAAGCAGGATGTTGCAGAGCAGCAAGGTCGTGTGTATAGGTGGATTGCGAACAAGATGTTAATCACTGAAGCGAAGGTATCATTTACAAGGGTGGGGGAGAAGAATCTGACTGGACTGAGTTGTTACCAACCGTTACTGAATAAGTTTGTGCATGAAGATGTACAGATGAAGAGCAAAGGAAgaatttttgtatataCCGTGAGTAAAGACGTACAATTGACGAAATACGATGTTACGGATTTCAAGGCCAGGCCCAAGAGGGTTAAGTATACTAAGGGAAGTAAGTACATTCCAGAAGGCAACCACGGGTTTGAAAACACAACCGAGGGCCATTACGACGAGATATTAAGCGTTGCAGCATCTCCAGATGGTAAGTATGTTGTTACTGGTGGTCGTGACAAGAAATTAATTGTTTGGAGTACAGAGTCATTGGTACCAGTAAAGGTGATACCTACTAAGGACCGTAGAGGAGAAGTGTTAGCCTTAGCATTCCGTAAGAATTCGGACCAGCTATACGTAGCTTGTGCAGACTTAAAGATCAGGACTTTTGCTATTAACCAGTTTGCTCAACTGGAAGTTCTGTATGGCCACCAAGATATTGTAGCTGATATTTCCGCGTTAAACATGGAGCGGTGTGTAACAGTGGGATCTCGTGATCGTACAGCAATGTTATGGAAAATCGCTGATGAAACAAGACTAACGTTCAGAGGAGGCGAGAACACAGAGAAGTTGCTTAGAAAGTGGGAGAAAGCTCATGCCGACGAAGAGGGTCTAGAGCCGCCTATGTTTTACGGCGAAGGCAGCATAGATTGTGTAGCGATGATTGACGACTCGCACTTTGTGACCGGGTCTGATAACGGCAACATTGCATTATGGTCACtatcaaagaaaaagcCTATATTTGTTGAGAGAACTGCACATGGAGTTCTACCTCTTTCAAAAGCGGCAAGCATATCTGCAGAGAGGAACGCAGAGCTGTGCACACAGCAGCTACAAGGCAACAAGTTGAGTCAGCCATATTGGATCACTGCATTGCACGCAGTGCCATATAGCAACGTCTTCTTCAGCGGTTCCTGGGATGGCTGTTTGCGGGTGTGGAAACTACAAGAAAACATGCGTGAGTTTATGCTATTGGGCAAATTACCTAATTGCAAAGGTCTTGTAACCCAGCTACAGACTGTTGAGAGTGGAAAACATGGGCGCGAGACATTGCGTGTGCTAGCCAGTGTCAGTAAAGAGCACAAGTTGGGAAGATGGCAAGGCAAAATTTCAGGTGCTAGAAACGGCATTTATTCGGCGGTCATCGAACAGGCCGGATATTGA